The nucleotide window TGATTCACTTGTTTCTCTCCTGATTACATTCTGGTTACTCCAAATTATTCtcttctacatattcttttgattatcagtaactcgcgttcttctaaattctagctttgaccgaaattctatttttttggttaaacagggGGTTGGGAGTGGTTAGTGGGAGGTCGTGGAAGATTGAAATACCTTGATATCCTCTTTGTTGGTTATAGCTCGACTGGGTACATCCTCCTGTGTTTCCTCCTCTTTTCCTTCAGGATCCTCTTTGCTTCCTGTGTCTCTCAAAAGGAAATTCTGTAGAAGTCAAGACATGTAGTGTTAAGCAGGCTGTCTTTGTTATCGTAATCGATTTCTTTGCTAATTTTTCAACGAAGTGTAGTTTTGTATGTATGCTTAACAATGGCCAATTAATAGATAAAAGGGGTGGTCATGCTTATTGTGTCGAATCATATTAGTTTCGTTAATGCTGCTATTCACTTTGCACATTATAAATGAACTTGACCTATGATTAGCAATCTGATCTCGTTCTATTCATGTGTGAAtgcatagtggtcgtttcttacacTTGATGAAAACATTTGGAGGAGATTAGTAGAAGATGGGCTCCACGTTCGACACAAGAACTCCATTGCAATATTAGGGCTCCCAGGTATCTCTGGTGATTGGCTGTAAGAGCTGAAAGGGCTTCTGCTCGGCACCAAACAGCTTCTAGCGCTTGTCCAAAGTGTGTTCTTCGACTTCTCATTCTTAAAAGCAAGGAAGAGAATTTCAGTAGGCTGTCAACGTTTCTGCATGTACCCAATTTCAAGTGCATAGGGACAACTTACTTTGTAGTACAGTGAATTATGCTGTGCCATGAATTGAATCTCCTTTTTACTTGCAGTTGCTCAGGTAAGAAGTTTTCAGCAGTTATTAACAATGTGACCTGTAGATATAAAGCAGAAGCAAATGGTGAGCAATCCCTGCAATCACAATTGAAGCTCCAGGTTTCTCTCTACTGTTCCTTGGAACTCAGGATTTACTGTATGTAAGACACCAGCACGATGTTTGTCCGGTGGTGAATTTTAACAAGATTACCTAATATCTACCTAGAGTCAGTGTTCGCAGGTCCCTGAGCATGAAAAACATTTCATCATAATGGAAAAGGCTAAGTCAGAATGAGAGCTTATACTCGTCTGCAGAAAGGATTTGAACTGTTAAAAGAGACCACATCTTACTAAATGAAAGTGGATTAAGCTTACCTTAAGTAGAAGGTCCTTGGGATTCCTTGTCAGGATCAGATATTGCTAACGAAAGTGGATGAGATTATTTCATATAGAAGGTCATTATACAGGTTGCTAGTGGCACTTTGCCTAATAAATAGAACCAGCAAACATTCTATTAGAGGAAGGCATGTGGGCAGAGACGGATCCGGGATTTAAACTTTATGGATTCagcttttaagatttttagtattgaacccgttatattttttaagttatgggttcatatctactatttattaCAATTTCAGTGAAGTTTTACACATAAGTTTATAATCCGCGCCAAAAATTATGGGTTCAGTTAAACTCGTACCTACTATGGTACATCCGTCTCTACATGTGGGATggaatagaagaaaaaaaaatgttcttAGATAAATTCTGGTGTTAGATGGCCAGATGGGATACTAAGTGGTAGAATGTTGTCAAACTTGGAGGCAAGAAACACTTGGGAATGCTAAACAAAAATGGCATTTAGGACCACAATGTGACTTTGCATTATCAGTTTTAGTTGATGATTAATCACAAGATCTCCCTGTATTTGCCTAAGACTAATATCTATATCTTGTATCTATGTACCCACTTGAAGTTGTACAGTAGGTTATTGGAGTTTGTAGACAACTACTACTTTTCATTCTTGGAATGCTGGTATCACTCAGCTACAGGTTTTCAAATTTATAGATGTACACTGAACCAGTTGCTACTAACCAGCAAATGACAGTGATCTCTGTTTTCTTTATGGTAGAAAAGAAAGAAGTTTTCACCACATGAGCCTTGCCAAAATAGTAAGACTGAGCTCCTCCAAAAGATGCCTTGTCACCAGTGATAGCATTGTGTAAAATGATTTGTGTAAACTTGCAAATTACTTAATATTTCATGCAAGTCATTCTCAAAGAATTTTCTAGGGATGCACTCTGCATATTATGACAAGGCCATATTATCCAGCTAATGATCTTTAAAAATCTTCAATGCTTTACAGCTTCATCGGAAACAAGTAAAAAAATTAATGTACAGAAAGATACATAATCTTTTGGGTAAGGAAATCTTTTTCTCTTGGATTCACAGCTCCTACAGGCTCTGAAAACATGCTGCAGAACAGAAACCAATTCCTTGACAACTACAAAAAACTtaatcatatcatatcatatcatattattttattatatctatactatattaaaagcacgaaggcccttagcgaaatgtcgttcgccttttttaccctttaaaattagagttcacactagacaaaatagtcatttaattattctcctaatatttagttctttgaaattgactaaaatttttgttattaaattattttccattgaacTAGGTAGGAAACTCtaaaatttaggactttaaagTCAATTAAAACTTTATCTAacttaaatattttccttatttgaattatatatgtCACATAATTATAATTCTTACATGTTGCTTTCATGGATATATATTCTGTGAAAAAAAGTAAATAACGTGtggtttaaataaaattaaagtaaataACTGATCCATCAATTTTATGCCTAATGTTTAAAAAGGCACGTAAGAAATAGTGCATTTAAGTCATagttttgatttaaaaaaaatgaaaacattaATGATAATTCATATTAAGGTGGCATGAATTTAGACTTTAAAAAGCAATTGTGacattctattttcttttaacaataaGGACGTAGAATTTGAAATATACTTACAAGTTTTGTCCATTTTTATTGTCTAAATATTAAGAAATAATCAAATGATAATCGTTTTTAAATGTGACATTATTTTAAATAGGAATAGAAAAAGAACATATATATGTAATTGGTCGCGAGTAAAAGTACTTTAGAAAGAAATTATAGGTAAAATAAGATAATGATTgagcaaaaaaaataatataaaaattgttaATAATAATCGAGTTCGGATGCCTATATGATTATTAAGTTATCAATAGAATAAGGTTACAGCTTTAGCAGTACCGTAAAATGagtaaagataaaaaaaaataattgttgGTAAACTATCTTACATAAAAATTTTAATAAGTAACATGAAATATACATGCAATGTACGTACCCAAGTCCTCAAGTAAAACTGAATGATATTTTTACCCTTTCAATCAAACGCTACTCCTATAACTTTTTTTGTACAATAAAGCAAGCAAGAGAAACAACTGAAGGAAGAACTATTAGACTAGATCAAACTCCTAAGGAAGAACTACTCTTAATTTTATATAATAACataaacatatttttgaatattatttattttatttataaaattttatttttcattaacaCGAGGGACACGCGCAACACGCGTATGCTAAAACTAGTTATACTAAAAGTGGGAAGCTCCTTCCTGCAAAATTGAATTACTATTTTGCCCCAAttgtaaattatttttaaataaaatgtaataaaatattaaacatttaatataataaatatgaaatagtaaTATTATAAGTACATGACCATTAAATTACATGACCTAATTAAAAAGGATGAATCCGTAGAAAAGAGTTTGGGTAACGTATAAACAATAAAGTGACTGAAATCATATGCACATTGATGGCTGCTTCTTTCAGTTTCAATTCTTAATAAAGTTACCGAAATcattaatttggtttttaaacCCCACGTTCTTTTTGAAGAACACCCTAAAATTGGTGCTCTAATTTTTTTCCAAGACATTGATGGCTGATTTCTTCCGTTTCTTTTCCCTAATAGAAATTATTCCTTTACTTATTATTTGCAGTAATTTCActctttatattttattctttcatCTTCCATGATAACTCCTTCTACATGCTTTTTCAGATTCTTCCCAGCATTCTATATAAATGCACAATAATGTGTCTTTGTCCCATCATCCTTGTATTCTTTCTGGTACAGTTTTCTTTACGGGCTTTTTGGTTGCCGCATCACAAAATTGGTAATAATTCTACACTCTTGTCATTACCTTTAAACTTTATTAAGATAATCATATATTTTTGCCAGCTGACGTTGCTTGATTTTTCAATTAAACCTCAAGAATCAGTAGCTTCTTTGAGCATTACTCTTGTCTTGCAACTATATATTGCATTTGGTGCTTCATCTTCTAAAGGATATATATTCGCAACTATATATTGCATTTGGTGCTTCATCTTCTAAAGGACATATATTCGATAGGTAAAAAATTCTACATTACAACAATATATTGTGTTTGCCTCTATTCTCCTAGCTACTACGGGATAACTTATAATGGCAAACGGAGAAGAGCTAGGAAAGTTGTGCATACCTATTAGCAAGTTGAAGAAATATGCTACAGAATAGGTAATTAAAGTTTTAGTCGTTCCACGAGGCTTAATAAAGGAATACAAAAATGAGAATGGTGAAGGTGTACGTTGGCAGCTAATATTCGTTGATGAAGaggtaattttattttaatagtttctTTTGTTCAATTCTCAATGCATTGCCTCCTTTGGTGATTTTATTGCTTGTCCGCATTGACACAGGGAACAAAAATATAAACTACTCTTTTCAACAACGATGTTCAAGTATGGAAGAATTTTTTCGACCAAAATAAAAAGCTACTACATTATAAATGGAAAGATAAGCGGCACAAAACCAAACTTCTTATCTGTGCACAAGGACCTCGAAGTAGCATTTAATAGCAATACAGAAGTAATACAATGCAACACTGAATTTATGTATCAACAATTCTCCAATGGTTTTATTTCTTTGGACGAGTCAGAATAATTCACTAATGAGATTTTATTTGGTAAATACCTACATATATTTATTGAGTATTTTGCAGCTGCaattattcaatatttaataattCATTTTTTTAGATGTGGTTTGCATTGTAATAAAAGTGAAAGCACTAAATGGAGAAGGACGAAGCAAAAGGCGAGAAGTAATAGTTACGAACGAGAGGTAAGTTACCACCAGTTATTCGCCACTCATGTTTTAAACTTTAGTACCTGCAAAAGCAGAATGTAATTTTTAAGACACTCAATTTTAAATATGTAGGTATGATAGGAAAACTTTGACTTTGTGGGGAGACTTAGCTGAAATTGAGGCGGAATTGTTAGAGAACATTGAAAATTCCAAGTCAGTAGTAGCCTTCTGTGATGTTAAAAGCTCTACTTTCCAAGGTATAACACCTCATACCTTatgtattttcataattttttagaCAGCCTTAATATAACACTAAATTCGCTGATCCTTTTTAAATAGGAGATTTTGTCCTTTCGACGACACCTGTTAGTAGCTGCTAATCTACCCAACATTTGAGAAGGCGAAAGATCTCAACAAATGGTAAATTGTCAATTTCTCTTTTAACTTATTTACTCTACATATGTTAGGTATATGGAACATTCTAAAGGAAGTTTTACAATACAAGAATGACAATATGAAGGCAAGCAAGATAGGCATAAGTTTAATGCCAAGTAGACTAATGCAAATAGCTAGAGAAGTCAAAATCACTGATATTATAGACGGCTCAGTTGTCAACTTGAAGTATATTTTGAAAGCAAAACATTTATTAGTTTTGACTCTGCAGAAGATGACACCAATAATTATTACCGGGAAGAATATCTAAACACTTTAACACCCAATGATCTCCCCCTGTATAGGTATTTTACCATATATATcatgatttataaatatattttgtTCCTCCactatttctctttcttttacCTCAAGCATACACACCTGGAACATGcaataaaaaatgattttcattttaacttttagtttCTTATGCAGGAAAGTATTGAAGGAGAACGCACCCATAATGCTACTCAGGAATCTAGACACTTCAAATGGCTTACGTAACGGAACAAGAATGATATGTAAAGGCTTTCACAACAACGTTTTACATGCAGAAATTATGATCGGTCATTGTGTAAACAAAGCATGTGTTTATGCTACACATTCAGCTTTCACCCCTGAAAATGAAGGATATCCTTTCAAGTTCATTCGAAAGCAATTTCTAGTACGTCTTTGCTTTGCCATGGCAATAAATAAAGCACGAGGCCAAACCATTCCCAATGTTGGCTTGTATTTGCCACAACATGTTTTTTCGCATGGACAACTGTATgctgcactttcaagagggatatcaattTCCACAGCAAAAGTTCTTGTCATGACAGAGCAATCGACACGTAAAAATAGAACATATACCAAAAACATCGTCTACAAGGAAGTGTTACCTACAATACAAGCATATAAcatatttgcaaaaaataacatAAGTAATTAGATTATTATCTATACTGCATAACTAACTAAATTAACTGCTTTACTTTTCAAGTTCAGACGACATATAAACATTGAAGTCCAATAATCAACTcataaaatagaaaaatcattCTTCAGTTGAGCTTGTAATTTTACTCTTACACTTTATACTCATTACATACACATTTTAATATTATCACTATCCTTATAAAAGATTTGTACTTGCACACGTGGGACACACGTGCCAAATAAAATGTCGTGTTTTCCATTTGCTAGGCAATAATTTGGTTGAAAGAAGAGCATAACCTTGTACTCATGTACAAACACAGCTGACGATTGGATCTTAGTGGTACTTCAACTTAGATATTTTTGGCCCATGTACTTCAACAATGGTGCATCTGCAACAAAATTCCGCTCAGGAAAGTAAATTGTAGTTGTTTCTATGGGAGTGAAGCGCAATAGTAGCATACTAACATGAAATAGAGCAAAGCTATAGTTACAACTTTAGATAAATCGTCTAATGTAATAAGCTTAATTGCCATTAAAGATTATATTTAAACTAATATGCACTTTCGCAGTACCAATAATACACAAAATGAAGTTGATGTTCCATTCTACTTTATATATGTAATGCCTGAGATACTATTGTCAACAATGTAGTCAGCACAATAAGCTACTCTACCTTAACttctaaagaaaatattattcacgtgattttataatttttgtactCATTGACATTGGGTGCGTTGCGCGTGGACCAGAAACTAGTATATTATATATAATTGTCTCAAAACATCTTCAACTTCATAAGAAAAGTTTTCATTCCAAGCCTGAACCTAGTTTCTGGTTGATAACATCTTCTTTACTGGCAGTAGAGCAATAAAGCACTGTGACACTGGACAGCAGAAAGAAGATCCCCTCAACCAAAAAGCAGGAACAGTTACACAACCTGCCTCAAAGAGTAGCTGCCTCTTTTCTATCAGTTGCATTCCTTAAATTTTGCCTTCTCACTGAGCTCTTGAAATGCATCTACTAGATTCTGAAGCCTTGCAACAAACTCGATCAGCAAGGAAGTAAATGTTGCCAGTGACAATGTACTAGCACTTTCAAATGTCCGTACTTCACGTTCATTCAAAATTACATCTCCAAGAACTGAAAGCCGTGAAGGCCACATCGTCTGCTGCTTGAACACATCTTCTGAGGAACCCCATTGTGAAGTAGAAAAGTTGACGCTTACATTTGGATTAAGAGTATCCATGTGCTTCAATGTGTGAGCAGACCTTAGATGAAGAGTTGCTTCACTAAGAGAGTTTATTAGCATGGGTTTAGGTTCATTGTCCTTCAGTTCTTGAATGCGTTCAGGATCTTCAAACTTCTTAGGTCTTTTTGAACTTTCCCAATTCTCTGCATTAACCAAAAGATAAGATTTCTGGTCAATCAACAGTTGAAGATTCTCCGCAGCCTCATGAACTTCTTCGAGAGGATCTCCAGGGAATAGTTTCTCCATCTTTTCTACTTTCTCTCCAAGCTGCCGTATCACTTTAGCTCCTTCAGTCCCAACTCTCTGAATCTGCTTCCTAAAAACCTGCCTCAACTCAGATGCTGCCTACAAGAAGAAAAATTGCATGAAGCAGTGACCACTCAACCCCTAAAGCATAAATTCTTAATCTTTTTGATTTAGTAATCAAGGACAGTATCATAACAAGTGCAAACAGGCAATAATAGCTCCAAGATCAGTTTCCTGTCGTACATTTTATGCAGCTATCTGTCACCGATTAGCAGGCAAGGATTCTTGTATTTTTAGTTCATTAAGAGGAAAAGATATCTCAATGGATATAAACATATATGGTATGTCTATTAAGTAGATAACCAAGAAATTGTTTACAAGATAACTTCAGTTTGATATCTTTGAAGAGAACATTTTATTTGTCTGAAGTAACATTAAATAATGCAAAACTCCTTCAAGACTAGAGCACTAGGTGAACTGCCACCATGTGCTAGAAGAATTTTTTGTGTCAAGCTACCTACGTTAAAAGCTGACATTAATATATTTTGTGTATAAATGCTTCTTTAGAAGCTGCCTTCAAACTGTTTCGCTAGCAAAAAGGATGACACTAGTGGACAAAAATCATCTCAACATTTTTAGGATAGGTTAtttgcaaaaaagaaaaattgcatAAGTAATAAAAGAAGGGAAAGTTACAGCCAAAATGCAAGGGTACTCAGTTAAGCTGGCATTTAGAAATGATAACCGAATTGAAAACCAaagttatcaaaggcgaaaagctcCAATGACCATGGGGCATTAAGTACAAAGTGCAAATTCAGCATTGGCTTTAGTGAAGAAAGGCGCtaatgaagaaaaaagaaaaattatatatGTAATGTAAAAAAAAGTTCAACCATTTCAAATTTCTAGTTTGGATGTCAAGATGTAGTTCTCAGTTTTGAGTGACTGGTATTCTTATGCaaaatttctaatttattattCCCCGTCATTAAAACATTCAttcatatcttcttcttctttttttaatgtTTACGTATCACGTTGCTTTGCGGGTTCGATTCCCTCTATTCGCCCAAGATTCAAATAAAGTAACTTATTTATTACCATTTGTGTAATTCCATAAATAGCATTACACATATccttaaattaaggatttggtATAGTTGGCCGTGATAGTGTAGTGATTCTATCCCTCCCctacattttcttttttttcttccacCTTAAGAGGTAAAAGACTCTATTTATATTCCAGCTAGTGCTCCCTCTTAAAGAGGTCCAACCTAAGCGTTGACTAACTTCAAGTTTTATGTGCACCTCGAGTGATATATGTATCTGAGATGGGCTTCTAAAGTAGCAAGTAAATTTTTAACTTATTTATTGAACAATCCAGTGGCATGGCATTAACCATTATGAATGGCACGAAAAAACTTATGGTCAATATTTGACTACTCTGTAAAATTATAAAAACTGGAGTAAACTCTGAATAATTTACGAAATAGCTGGCTGGAACTGCAGTTCCATGGTTGAGTTCTTAGCCCCAAATAGGTTAGTTAACAAATGAGACATGCCAACAATGTGAATATTTGGTACTGACAAATCAGTTTGATTTTCGTCTGGTAAAAAATTACAATAAATACTTATGCGCGCCTCTTTCATGTTTGACCAAGAGAAAGAGTTAAAAACCCCTTGACAGATACTAACTTAAGCATAGTTCCTATGTATTTACTATTCCCTAATCATGGTTACATGGAACTTTATAGGTCTAGAATGCTGATTACTTTAAGTACTTCTCTCCTATGCATCTAAAATACTTCTATTCATTATTCATAAGCTGCCTAGTTCCATATCAAAGTAAAAACGAAGAAAGAAAAAGTGGCAGATGTGAGATAGGCTTCAAATTTATGGAATAAAAAAAATTCTGTGCTGCACATTGCTTTAGGCCAAGTCAggaagaaaaattagaaaaagtTATACCTGTATTTCTGAAAGAATACAGCCATGCATAGCCATGACTGTGAAAGCACAATGCCTCAGTGCACCGCTGACTTTAACGTATTCACCCCAAGGATAATTGAGCATTCTGTAACGGCCATGAGGGGGTTCCCACACAGCAAAACCTAACTGAACCAGGATTACCAAAATTAGCAACCCAAGAAAATAGGTGATGTTCCACCAAACCCACATGAATGTCCacatacaatttttttttctctttccatCCAAAATAAGGTAAAGCTCCACTATAAGTCACATGTGTGCTAccttatttttcaatttctttaataCACAAAAGTTACCAGCCTCCACACCATTTAATGTTGAACATACACTTTCAGACTTTAATATAATATAGTGCAGAATAGGCCATTCAATTTGGAATGGAGGAAATACCACATATTTATGTTATTATAAGCATCAATAGCAACATGGGTTTACCAGAGAATCTTCTTGGTTGGTGGACTCTACAGCAGTCCTATAACCATTGTAGACAGGATCATCGGATGCCTGGTAAAGAAGAATTTTTGATGGTATCCTTTCGTATTCAAGACATTGCAAATAGTCATTGACACAACCTGAAAAAGAAGCATTGCAGATATCAGCCGAGCATAGCATGTCTAGGACATGTCCGACGACAATCTGAAGAAATGAGATTAAAGAATCTCCACCTTCCAAAGAAGTAGCGACACCCTTAAAATTTTTCGCCACCAATTTGTGCAAATCTTCACCAGCCCAAATGGGATAGATGCAGACATTTATAAGCAAACAGACAGTAGCTCCAACCCCAATTAGCAACAATCGAGAAACAGCGGTCTGAACAAAATCTGAAGTCCCCGATACTAGCACTATACAATATGTCAATAAGAAGACTCGGAATCCATATTCATATTGCTTCATTGCTGGATACAGTTTCAAATAAGTCGCACAAAATCCTGAATGAAAGAGGAAAATGTAATGATTAGAGTAGTACAAAAGTGAATTTCCCCggaaatatatatacacacatatttCCACCCCAGAAAAGGATAAAGGAGAGAGAGAGCTGTCATGGTAACGAGCGGGAGATATCGAAGATCAGGATATCATATATGTATGAGCCTTGGAACATATTTAGTAAATGGCTTTACTAGCTTTTGTCTCGTGTAGTAGCCAAGCAAACTCTTCCCGTCAATGGCCCACTTAACCCTTATACAAGGTAAAAAAGAAAGATGGTGATTGTTGCTGTGATGTTGATGCACAAGGTACGTGGAGGTGAAGAAaatctatgttgctcggactctccgaaaatatCGATGGGTGCGTATCGGATCCTCCAAAACGAgtatatttttggaggatccgacacgggtgcgacagctgttttggagagtccgcgcaacacAGAAGAAAACTGAAAAACCTTTCCTTTACTTGAACCATTGTCCCACGGTGTAGGataatattgggtatgttgttattgttgttgttgttacttgaACCGTTGTATATGTGTGATTGTCTATTTGTCTTCAAATCTAATATGCAATGTTCTTCAGTAAGATATTGAACCTAAGCATTCTGTCAAGGGTACTGAAatgattgatttttcttttactaAGTTGGAAGTCGAGgggcatatatatatatcaataggTTCACTCAATTCAAGAGTGGAGAATTATGCTTTGGTCTACAGAGTGAAAGTTGAAGCTGTAGTTGCTTCTTTGGTGTTTTAGGTGCTCATGTCACCCAGTTACCAGTTTGCAAGGCTCTCTCTATATCTTTCCTTGCTCTATTTTTCTCCTAATCACCTATATTTCGAAATTCTTCTAATTGGGGTTGTTCATTGGTCGGTTTGGTACGGTTTTGAAATATTTCGGTTCGATATTTCCAGTATTCGATTCCTTAAAATGCTATTCAGCATTCGGTTCGGTATGATCCAATTTTTGTCTTTTCGGTTTCAGTTTATTCAGTTCAGTAACTGTGGTTTGTATTCGGCTTGAATAAAGAATTATAACTTTTTTGTTTTTAAGGGGCGGGTCAATGGCAAAACCGAAAGAAACCATAAGAAATCTTCACCAAATATGTATCAGGGAAATGTTTGTCCATAAAGTTCGTTTCAGTGTATACTTTGAACTATGAAGGTCACTTCAAAGCACACAGATCACCACAATCCTCCATTTCTCAAATTTGATGCGGGGTAGACTCTAGTAATATCAAACAAGCAATACTAATATGTCCTGTAACTTATGACCTCTCCGctattttcctttcagccaaagGGAAACAAATGCACTGCTGCACTCAGTACAACCTACTGAAAATGTTAACTTGATTGAttaaaaacacacacacaaaaaaaaagaaattatggCAACATTTATACAGTTACTTCACACTAGCAAGCTTCTCAAATTGTGCCTTTTATACTTATGTTATAATCCAATACCATATGTGGAGAGGCGAatccaggatttaaattttatgggttcaatttttaagatttttaatattgaacccattatatatttaaagttatgggttcaaatctattatttttacaattttaatgaatttttacagaTAAATTTCTACTCCACGttgaaagttatgggttcaattgaacccgtaacTCTCACACTGCATCCGCCTCTGCATATGTGTACTGCATATGTAAGTATGTATTTCCGTAtagtgtattttatttttttattttttttaaataacgaCTACGAAAATTCTACAACCTTAAACCAAATACTGTACCGAATACGGAAATAGAAACTAAACCTGCAATAAATACGCTGATGACAATCACAACCTCTTGGCATTTTCCAGCCATAAGAGACAATTCAGCAATGCCCAGAGCTAACCCTCCAGCAGAAAACGTTCCCAATGCCCTGTTAAATCCTTTACTGAGCGTCGCACCTTTACATTAACAAATTCTAAAATTAGCAATAaaaacataacaaagctacaaacTTGAGGcataaaaaacgaaaattttaCATACCTATACTGAATTCAAAAACGACGACAACAGTGAGAATTGCCCAAATGGAGTGTTTACCAATATAAGGCAAGGGTTCTTTGAAGAAAATAAGGATCGAAACAAGAGCAAGAGCAAAACCCACTTTAGCAGAAAATATAATTTTCCTAGGATCACTTCTACCCATTTTAACTGCTTTTGCTGCAGCTTTTTTGACATCGTTACAAAACTCAGTAAGCCGATAGCGTAAACGTTCCAGAAAGTTCTCATTTCCTGTGAAAGATGCACCACCACCTACTCCCAATTCTGAATACCCTTTTCTGGGTAGTAATattctttctttgtttgtttcAACAAAGCTTTGCTTCAACGAGCCAAGATATGCCATTTTCTGGT belongs to Nicotiana tabacum cultivar K326 chromosome 6, ASM71507v2, whole genome shotgun sequence and includes:
- the LOC107794411 gene encoding LOW QUALITY PROTEIN: aluminum-activated malate transporter 5 (The sequence of the model RefSeq protein was modified relative to this genomic sequence to represent the inferred CDS: deleted 1 base in 1 codon), which encodes MAYLGSLKQSFVETNKERILLPRKGYSELGVGGGASFTGNENFLERLRYRLTEFCNDVKKAAAKAVKMGRSDPRKIIFSAKVGFALALVSILIFFKEPLPYIGKHSIWAILTVVVVFEFSIGATLSKGFNRALGTFSAGGLALGIAELSLMAGKCQEVVIVISVFIAGFCATYLKLYPAMKQYEYGFRVFLLTYCIVLVSGTSDFVQTAVSRLLLIGVGATVCLLINVCIYPIWAGEDLHKLVAKNFKGVATSLEGCVNDYLQCLEYERIPSKILLYQASDDPVYNGYRTAVESTNQEDSLLGFAVWEPPHGRYRMLNYPWGEYVKVSGALRHCAFTVMAMHGCILSEIQAASELRQVFRKQIQRVGTEGAKVIRQLGEKVEKMEKLFPGDPLEEVHEAAENLQLLIDQKSYLLVNAENWESSKRPKKFEDPERIQELKDNEPKPMLINSLSEATLHLRSAHTLKHMDTLNPNVSVNFSTSQWGSSEDVFKQQTMWPSRLSVLGDVILNEREVRTFESASTLSLATFTSLLIEFVARLQNLVDAFQELSEKAKFKEATDRKEAATL